AGCCGGGCCGCCAGCTCCTTGAGATCCTGGTCGCACCTGCGCAGCCAGGCCGCCTGGGGCGGCGGCACGTGCGCGAACAGCGCCGACTCGGGGTCCGGCACGGCCGCCCGGACGAACCGGATGGCGCTGCGCAGCCGGTCCGCCTCGTGCCCCCGCGTGACGCCTCCGGCCACCACCCCGCGCTCGCCGAACACCAGGCCGTGGGCGGCGATGATGTGCTGCCGCGTCCACCGGTGGAAGACCAGCCAGCGCACCCGCAGACCGCTGAACTCCTCCCGCGCGGTCGCCTCCAGCACCATGTCGACGGCGTAGGAACGGCCCGCGCTGAGATCGACCAGGATGATGTCGAACTCCTCCTCCAGCCGCAGGAAGAGCTCCGCGCACCGGCGCACGGTGGCCGGGTTCGTGGTGAACTCGCCGCCGCTGCGGTCGCCCGGCACCAGCACCAGCTGGCCCGCGCC
The window above is part of the Streptomyces syringium genome. Proteins encoded here:
- a CDS encoding SCO2523 family variant P-loop protein, with the protein product MLVFAASDKGGTGRSVTSANIAYRRALGGDDVCYLDFDFGSPTAAAVFDVPGALRGIEAGGLHSYLQGTAGEPHRVDVWAESEHDVLRSRPTGAGQLVLVPGDRSGGEFTTNPATVRRCAELFLRLEEEFDIILVDLSAGRSYAVDMVLEATAREEFSGLRVRWLVFHRWTRQHIIAAHGLVFGERGVVAGGVTRGHEADRLRSAIRFVRAAVPDPESALFAHVPPPQAAWLRRCDQDLKELAARLDIGVTKVLGSVPLEPVLQWREQLITDEDVLTSRVANVRTRDALKRLADALSGEKAWESL